A genomic stretch from Aedes albopictus strain Foshan chromosome 2, AalbF5, whole genome shotgun sequence includes:
- the LOC134287870 gene encoding LOW QUALITY PROTEIN: ornithine decarboxylase antizyme (The sequence of the model RefSeq protein was modified relative to this genomic sequence to represent the inferred CDS: deleted 1 base in 1 codon): MMKFVASEISNIMELQIRSEPISSSNRAAKRTISSSSSSSSSSAGFDSYCVSLAVGPLWWSDVPQSRTDHDRASPLKEYNRKTSIDSTTTASSEFTDYDDTESTVEFMNQHEAAVIQEVLTQPTPTQISLKLFVTPQKYSVWETVFNPLDNILYVNLPSTMTHEASKHSFISLLEFAEEKLECDAVVLCIRKDRLDRPNLVRTFSFVGFQPVSPKSPLAPPHIEEQQKNEYLFMIYNIEE, from the exons ATGATGAAATTTGTGGCCTCAGAGATTTCGAACATAATGGAACTGCAGATCAGGAG TGAGCCAATTAGTAGTAGTAATCGTGCCGCCAAGCGCACGATTTCTTCCTCTTCTAGCTCCTCCTCCTCGTCGGCAGGCTTCGACTCCTACTGTGTTTCGTTGGCTGTAGGACCGCTGTGGTGGTCC GATGTCCCACAATCCCGCACCGACCACGATAGGGCGTCTCCCTTGAAAGAATACAATCGCAAGACATCCATCGATTCGACAACCACCGCTTCGTCTGAGTTTACCGATTATGACGACACCGAGTCGACCGTAGagttcatgaaccaacatgaagCCGCCGTTATCCAGGAAGTGCTGACCCAGCCGACGCCCACGCAAATCTCGCTGaagctgtttgtcacgccgcagAAGTACAGCGTCTGGGAAACG GTCTTCAACCCGTTGGATAACATCCTTTACGTGAATCTACCATCGACTATGACCCATGAGGCATCGAAGCATTCGTTCATCTCACTGCTGGAATTCGCCGAAGAAAAGCTTGAGTGTGACGCCGTGGTTCTTTGCATCCGCAAGGACCGCCTCGATCGCCCCAATTTGGTGCGTACATTCTCATTTGTCGGTTTCCAACCAGTGAGCCCCAAGTCACCGCTGGCTCCGCCTCACATTGAAGAGCAACAGAAGAACGAGTATCTCTTCATGATCTACAACATCGAGGAGTAA